The following proteins are co-located in the Synechococcus sp. PROS-U-1 genome:
- a CDS encoding fatty acid desaturase — MAFAATIRPTKTTSEHTPKSAVYPTKAELLKTLPPELSKLSPIRAWVSLAMSVGLSALAIGIGTLIPLSASATPLWLLYGAVTGTIAMGCWVIAHECGHHAFHPNRRIEGVVGFALHSILLVPYYSWAHSHAVHHAHCNHLEKGETHVPPRATSPLGQTTEQLKRNLHPVVFGIISLFNHLVIGWQLYLFFGATGGEDYDSPTSHFWNRKRNTNGKRRLFPETFNKWMVRSNLGLLAMVSFLIAASIQYSPLRVLCLYGLPYMVINMWLTTYTWLQHTNSDIPHFSNETWSWPKGALQTVDRPYGPILNLLHHGIGSTHVCHHVNSSIPHYNAWDGTNLLRQRFPELVRYDPTPIHKALWTIATRCGGAVYQNPSSKEFYF; from the coding sequence TTGGCATTTGCAGCAACGATCAGACCAACAAAAACGACTTCTGAACACACTCCCAAATCAGCCGTCTATCCGACAAAAGCGGAGTTACTGAAAACCTTGCCACCTGAACTCTCCAAGTTGAGCCCAATAAGGGCTTGGGTGAGTTTGGCGATGTCAGTTGGACTATCGGCCTTGGCAATTGGCATTGGAACGCTCATCCCACTTTCTGCCTCAGCCACTCCTTTGTGGCTTCTCTATGGAGCTGTTACCGGCACCATTGCGATGGGCTGCTGGGTTATTGCCCATGAGTGTGGCCATCACGCCTTTCACCCCAATCGTCGAATCGAAGGGGTCGTGGGATTTGCTCTCCATAGCATTCTCCTTGTGCCTTACTACAGCTGGGCACATAGCCATGCCGTGCATCACGCCCACTGCAATCACCTTGAGAAAGGAGAAACCCACGTACCGCCAAGGGCAACGTCACCATTAGGACAAACCACAGAACAGCTGAAGCGAAACCTGCATCCAGTCGTCTTCGGGATCATCTCTCTCTTCAATCATCTCGTTATCGGCTGGCAGCTCTATCTATTTTTTGGAGCGACTGGCGGGGAAGACTACGACTCTCCTACATCTCATTTTTGGAATCGCAAGCGAAACACCAACGGAAAGCGTCGCTTATTTCCTGAAACATTCAACAAATGGATGGTCCGGTCCAATCTTGGTTTGCTGGCCATGGTTTCTTTCTTGATTGCAGCGTCGATACAATATTCGCCACTTCGAGTGCTCTGCCTTTATGGATTGCCATATATGGTAATCAATATGTGGCTGACAACATACACTTGGCTACAACACACAAACAGCGATATTCCTCATTTCTCAAATGAAACATGGTCTTGGCCTAAGGGAGCCCTCCAGACGGTTGATCGCCCTTACGGACCTATCCTGAATCTTCTGCACCACGGGATCGGATCCACTCACGTCTGTCATCACGTCAATTCATCGATTCCCCATTACAATGCTTGGGACGGAACAAATCTGTTGAGGCAAAGATTTCCCGAGCTAGTGCGATACGACCCCACCCCTATCCATAAAGCTCTTTGGACGATTGCGACGAGATGCGGCGGAGCTGTCTATCAAAACCCCTCTAGCAAAGAGTTTTATTTTTAG
- a CDS encoding 1-deoxy-D-xylulose-5-phosphate reductoisomerase, which yields MKAISVLGSTGSIGTQTLQIAEEFPEQFRVVALTAGRNLNLLVQQIQRHRPEVVALADADLLQELQVRLEDAGVAASDAPQLVGGPDGLNVAAAWDSADLVVTGIVGCAGLLPTLAAIRAGKDLALANKETLIAAGPVVLPELKKSGSRLLPADSEHSAIFQCLQGTPWAENARLSTGVPTPGLRRIQLTASGGAFRDWTTADLEKATVADATSHPNWSMGRKITVDSASLMNKGLEVIEAHYLFGLDYDHIEIVIHPQSIIHSMIELADSSVLAQLGWPDMKLPILYCLSWPSRLETPWRRLDLTEIGQLTFRAPDPAKYPCMELAYAAGRAGGTMPAVMNAANEEAVAQFLEEKIHFLDIPTVIDAACERHKPDLMAQPQLDDVLRVDQWARTAVREQVNRGVTRLPMGALAA from the coding sequence GTGAAAGCCATCAGCGTGCTGGGATCCACTGGCTCCATTGGAACCCAGACCCTTCAGATCGCTGAGGAATTCCCTGAGCAGTTCCGCGTTGTGGCCCTAACAGCCGGACGCAACCTGAACCTTTTGGTTCAACAAATCCAGAGGCATCGCCCAGAAGTCGTTGCCCTGGCCGATGCCGATCTGCTGCAAGAGCTGCAGGTTCGTCTCGAGGACGCAGGCGTTGCTGCCAGCGATGCGCCGCAGTTGGTTGGAGGGCCCGACGGCCTGAATGTTGCTGCCGCCTGGGACAGCGCCGACCTCGTGGTGACGGGCATTGTTGGTTGCGCCGGACTGTTGCCGACCCTGGCGGCGATCCGAGCCGGCAAAGACCTGGCCCTGGCCAACAAGGAGACACTGATTGCTGCCGGCCCCGTGGTGTTGCCGGAGCTAAAAAAGAGCGGCAGCCGACTGCTGCCGGCGGATTCGGAGCACTCGGCCATTTTCCAGTGCTTGCAGGGAACCCCCTGGGCTGAAAACGCACGTTTATCCACAGGAGTACCCACACCGGGGCTCCGCAGGATTCAGCTGACGGCCTCTGGCGGAGCCTTCCGTGACTGGACGACAGCCGACCTCGAGAAGGCCACCGTGGCTGATGCCACCAGCCATCCCAACTGGAGCATGGGCCGCAAGATCACCGTGGATTCCGCCTCACTGATGAACAAAGGCCTTGAGGTCATCGAAGCCCACTACCTGTTCGGCCTGGATTACGACCACATCGAGATCGTCATCCATCCCCAGAGCATCATCCATTCGATGATCGAGCTGGCGGATTCCTCGGTGCTTGCCCAACTGGGCTGGCCCGATATGAAACTGCCCATCCTCTATTGCCTGAGCTGGCCGTCTCGGCTGGAAACGCCGTGGCGACGCCTGGATCTCACCGAAATCGGCCAGCTCACTTTCAGGGCCCCTGATCCAGCCAAGTACCCCTGCATGGAGCTGGCCTACGCCGCTGGACGGGCCGGCGGCACCATGCCTGCGGTGATGAATGCTGCCAACGAGGAAGCCGTGGCGCAGTTCCTCGAGGAGAAGATTCACTTTCTCGACATCCCCACAGTGATCGATGCCGCCTGCGAGCGGCATAAACCCGATCTGATGGCACAGCCCCAATTGGACGACGTGCTGCGGGTGGATCAGTGGGCGCGAACCGCAGTGCGCGAACAGGTGAACCGGGGTGTCACCCGGTTGCCCATGGGAGCTCTCGCCGCTTAA
- a CDS encoding ferredoxin, producing MQRVSHHLLLCATANKAKCCDSALGSQTWNELKSVVRELDLENTQRPEGIVLRSKVDCLRICERGPILVVWPDGIWYAEVSPSRIKKIIQNHIVDQQPVEEWILKRTPLGPTDTPPAEQIAI from the coding sequence ATGCAACGGGTCAGTCACCACCTTCTGCTTTGTGCAACCGCCAACAAAGCCAAATGTTGCGATTCTGCCCTGGGTTCACAAACCTGGAATGAACTAAAAAGCGTTGTTCGTGAGCTGGACTTAGAGAACACGCAACGCCCTGAAGGGATTGTCCTAAGGAGCAAAGTTGATTGCCTTAGGATATGTGAGCGTGGACCCATCCTTGTTGTCTGGCCAGACGGAATTTGGTACGCAGAAGTGTCTCCCAGCAGGATAAAAAAAATTATTCAAAACCACATTGTCGACCAACAACCTGTCGAAGAATGGATACTAAAAAGAACACCATTAGGCCCTACAGACACTCCCCCTGCAGAGCAAATAGCAATTTAG
- a CDS encoding sodium-dependent transporter, translating to MAKEQWRSGLGFVLAAAGSAVGLGNLWGFAYRASQGGGGAFLLLYVVIVLLVCLPVLVAEMVLGRSTGQSPLLAPVQAAGLRWQPMGWLFVLASSGILAFYAVLMGWTGATLVQTLTQGLPADIASAEAFFASLSGGRSALIGQLLSLVATAGVVAAGVRGGIERLSRWGLPLLFVLLIGLAVWAAGLEGASEGYRTFLLRWDNSQLHDPTTIRNAFTQAFFSIGTGIGCILAYSAYLSRRAHLPREAVAVVGMDTAVGLLAGMVTFPVVMSFGLKDVISGSTLGTIFIALPTGLGSLGSTGQVVAVLFFALALIAAITSAVSLLEVPVACLIDRLGWSRARAVWVSTALIFVAGLPAATSMEVLGWMDSVFGGLLLILGGLLLALLLGWVLPDRFKKELTHSGSPIWLQRFLLVMLRWISPPVIAVGLVISVIDLMSS from the coding sequence ATGGCAAAGGAACAGTGGCGATCTGGACTGGGCTTTGTCTTGGCGGCTGCGGGCAGTGCCGTTGGACTGGGCAATCTCTGGGGCTTTGCCTATCGCGCGTCCCAGGGGGGCGGAGGAGCCTTCCTGCTGCTGTATGTGGTGATTGTGCTTTTGGTCTGCTTGCCGGTGCTGGTGGCCGAAATGGTGCTGGGGCGGAGCACTGGACAAAGTCCTCTTCTCGCGCCGGTTCAGGCGGCTGGTCTTCGCTGGCAGCCCATGGGTTGGCTGTTTGTCCTGGCGTCCAGTGGAATTCTGGCGTTCTACGCCGTGCTGATGGGCTGGACCGGGGCGACTCTGGTGCAGACCCTGACGCAGGGGCTACCGGCGGATATTGCTTCAGCCGAAGCATTTTTCGCGAGTCTCAGTGGCGGACGTTCCGCCTTGATTGGGCAACTGCTGAGCTTGGTGGCGACCGCTGGAGTCGTGGCGGCCGGCGTGCGTGGAGGAATCGAGCGGTTGTCCCGCTGGGGCCTGCCGCTGTTGTTCGTTCTGCTGATCGGCCTCGCGGTTTGGGCCGCTGGCCTGGAGGGAGCTTCGGAGGGGTATCGGACGTTCCTGCTGCGCTGGGACAACAGCCAGTTGCATGACCCCACCACGATTCGCAATGCCTTCACGCAGGCCTTCTTCTCAATTGGAACAGGAATCGGTTGCATCCTTGCCTATTCGGCCTATCTGAGTAGGCGCGCCCACCTGCCGCGGGAAGCCGTGGCGGTGGTGGGGATGGACACCGCTGTGGGATTGCTGGCCGGAATGGTCACGTTCCCCGTGGTGATGAGTTTCGGCCTCAAGGATGTGATCAGTGGATCAACCCTGGGCACGATCTTTATCGCTTTGCCCACTGGCCTGGGGTCGCTTGGCTCCACAGGCCAGGTGGTGGCTGTGCTCTTTTTTGCCTTGGCCCTCATTGCTGCGATCACCTCAGCTGTTTCGCTGCTGGAGGTGCCGGTGGCATGTCTGATCGATCGACTGGGTTGGAGTCGAGCTCGGGCCGTCTGGGTGTCCACGGCCTTGATCTTTGTGGCCGGGCTTCCGGCGGCCACCTCGATGGAGGTTCTGGGCTGGATGGATTCCGTGTTTGGCGGCTTGTTGCTGATCCTGGGTGGGTTGCTGCTGGCGTTGTTGCTGGGCTGGGTGCTTCCGGATCGCTTTAAGAAGGAGCTCACCCATTCAGGTAGCCCCATCTGGCTGCAGCGCTTTCTGCTGGTGATGCTGCGTTGGATTTCGCCGCCTGTGATTGCCGTCGGGCTGGTGATCAGCGTGATCGATCTGATGTCCAGCTGA
- a CDS encoding NAD(P)(+) transhydrogenase (Re/Si-specific) subunit beta, producing the protein MSDLLKYAIELVAVLLLALGIKGLSKVRSARGANQLAAVAMGLAVLGLLINYLGTTGISSAAWAWIIAGTLVGGVLGAITAQRVPMTSMPETVALFNGCGGMSSLLVALAAALYPVALDAAGPVAVVSIVVSVFVGAITFTGSIVAMAKLQGWLSTPAWMQSKGRHVVNIALAVASLVGAIEMLRNAESGTGLWLLMVASGLLGIGVTLPIGGADMPVVISLLNSYSGVAAAAAGFVVGSQLLIVAGAMVGAAGLILTQVMCNGMNRSLVSVLFGGALGATTATGGGGEYTNITSCSVEECALTLEAAERVVIVPGYGLAVAQAQHTLREVTRVLESAGIDVAYAIHPVAGRMPGHMNVLLAEADVPYEQLQEMDQINPEFPATDVVLVLGANDVVNPQAKSDPNSPLYGMPVLDVQDARTVFVVKRGMSAGYSGIKNDLFELANTSMLFGDAKKVLGDLLVELKDLGLGKK; encoded by the coding sequence ATGTCTGACCTTCTCAAATACGCGATTGAGCTGGTTGCGGTTCTGTTGCTGGCCCTCGGCATCAAGGGGCTCTCTAAGGTGCGTTCAGCCCGGGGTGCCAATCAGCTGGCGGCTGTCGCCATGGGCCTCGCGGTGCTTGGTCTGCTGATCAACTATCTCGGCACGACTGGCATCAGCAGCGCGGCCTGGGCCTGGATCATTGCCGGAACGTTGGTGGGTGGTGTGCTTGGAGCCATCACCGCCCAGCGGGTGCCGATGACCTCGATGCCGGAGACGGTCGCCCTCTTCAATGGCTGCGGTGGCATGTCGTCATTGCTGGTGGCACTGGCTGCTGCTCTCTATCCGGTGGCCCTTGATGCTGCAGGCCCTGTGGCTGTGGTGTCCATCGTTGTGTCTGTCTTTGTGGGCGCGATTACCTTCACCGGCTCCATCGTGGCCATGGCCAAGTTGCAGGGCTGGCTGTCCACGCCGGCCTGGATGCAAAGCAAGGGCCGCCATGTCGTCAACATCGCGCTGGCGGTGGCATCCCTCGTGGGTGCCATTGAGATGCTGCGCAACGCTGAATCAGGCACTGGCCTCTGGCTTCTGATGGTGGCCTCCGGCCTGCTGGGCATCGGGGTGACGCTGCCAATCGGCGGGGCCGATATGCCCGTGGTGATCTCGCTGCTGAACAGCTACTCGGGGGTGGCTGCGGCCGCCGCCGGTTTCGTGGTGGGAAGCCAGTTGCTGATCGTGGCGGGTGCCATGGTCGGCGCCGCCGGCCTGATCCTCACCCAGGTGATGTGCAACGGCATGAACCGTTCTCTGGTGTCTGTTCTGTTTGGTGGAGCTCTTGGTGCGACCACTGCCACAGGTGGTGGTGGCGAATACACCAACATCACGAGCTGCAGCGTCGAGGAATGCGCCCTCACCCTGGAGGCTGCTGAACGGGTGGTGATTGTTCCTGGTTATGGCTTGGCTGTGGCCCAGGCTCAGCACACGCTGCGGGAAGTGACCCGTGTGCTGGAAAGCGCCGGCATTGATGTGGCCTACGCCATCCACCCTGTGGCTGGTCGCATGCCCGGCCACATGAACGTGCTTCTGGCTGAGGCGGATGTGCCTTATGAGCAGCTTCAGGAGATGGACCAGATCAATCCCGAGTTCCCCGCCACCGATGTGGTGTTGGTGCTGGGTGCCAATGATGTGGTTAATCCCCAGGCCAAGAGCGACCCCAATTCGCCGCTCTACGGCATGCCCGTGCTGGATGTGCAAGATGCCCGCACGGTATTTGTGGTGAAACGTGGCATGAGCGCTGGTTACTCCGGCATCAAGAACGATCTGTTCGAGTTAGCCAATACCTCGATGTTGTTCGGTGATGCCAAGAAGGTGCTCGGCGATCTCCTGGTGGAACTCAAGGATCTGGGCCTGGGCAAGAAGTGA
- a CDS encoding Re/Si-specific NAD(P)(+) transhydrogenase subunit alpha: MPRLLIPVESTPEETRVAATPDTVKKFISLGCNVAVERGAGKASGYLDEAYAEQGADLIHAGDASAWTQADVLLCVQSPSAAGLARLRQGALVVGLLSPYANEDLTAGLQRGGLSAMALELLPRISRAQSADALSSQANIAGYKSVLLASAALDRYFPMLMTAAGTVQPAKVVILGAGVAGLQAVATARRLGAVVYVSDIRPAVKEQVESLGARFIEPPELEDKPAESGGYAKQASDAFLAAQRQQLSDQLAEADVAICTAQVPGRRAPRLISEDMLDRMRPGAVVVDLAVAQGGNCADTVPGQTVDRKGVKLIGGNDLPCSVPNHASALYARNLVALLEPTLKDGVLNLDPDDELIAGCLIAQDGSIRRGDVLTPGAN; this comes from the coding sequence TTGCCCAGACTTCTGATACCGGTGGAGTCGACACCGGAAGAAACCCGGGTTGCGGCAACGCCCGACACGGTCAAAAAATTTATTTCGTTGGGCTGCAATGTGGCAGTCGAACGTGGAGCCGGTAAAGCCTCCGGCTACCTCGATGAGGCTTATGCCGAGCAGGGTGCGGATTTGATCCATGCCGGAGATGCATCGGCCTGGACTCAGGCGGATGTTCTGCTCTGTGTTCAATCGCCGAGCGCAGCGGGCCTAGCCCGCCTTCGCCAGGGAGCGTTGGTGGTTGGTCTGCTCTCCCCCTACGCCAACGAAGACCTAACGGCAGGCCTTCAGCGCGGCGGTCTCTCTGCCATGGCGCTCGAGCTGCTGCCGCGGATCAGCCGGGCTCAGTCTGCGGATGCTTTGTCCTCCCAGGCCAACATCGCTGGCTACAAGTCGGTGTTGCTGGCTTCCGCTGCTCTGGATCGTTACTTCCCGATGCTGATGACGGCCGCGGGCACCGTTCAACCGGCCAAGGTGGTGATTCTCGGAGCTGGTGTGGCGGGCCTTCAAGCGGTCGCCACAGCCCGCCGCCTCGGTGCAGTCGTCTATGTCAGTGACATCAGGCCGGCGGTCAAAGAGCAGGTTGAATCGCTCGGCGCCCGTTTCATTGAGCCACCTGAGTTGGAAGACAAGCCTGCTGAATCCGGCGGTTATGCCAAACAGGCCTCCGATGCATTCCTGGCTGCTCAGCGACAGCAGCTGTCCGATCAACTGGCTGAGGCCGATGTGGCCATCTGTACGGCCCAGGTGCCCGGTCGCCGAGCTCCTCGCCTGATCAGTGAAGACATGCTCGATCGGATGCGTCCAGGCGCAGTGGTGGTTGACCTGGCGGTGGCCCAGGGTGGCAATTGTGCCGACACCGTGCCTGGTCAGACCGTCGACCGCAAAGGTGTGAAGCTGATCGGCGGCAATGATCTGCCCTGCAGCGTTCCCAATCACGCCAGTGCGCTCTACGCCCGCAATCTCGTGGCTCTTTTGGAGCCCACCCTCAAGGACGGTGTCCTCAACCTCGATCCCGATGATGAACTGATCGCTGGCTGTCTGATCGCCCAGGACGGCAGCATCCGTCGTGGCGATGTCCTTACCCCAGGTGCCAACTGA
- a CDS encoding alpha/beta fold hydrolase, protein MGRGVDNPQLRERLGVPSFEQRWPWIGGDLQTLRDTLREVDLPHDQGVPIEISVPALPSGAAAAGSLLALLDQPEGEPRGLVLLLHGLGGSSSREGLRRMGAALQAAGFAVLRLNLRGADPGRHLAGGTYAARCNSDLLPVIAQARMLAAGRPLLGAGISLGGTMLLNACLASPGVLDGLFCASSPLDLAACSASIERPRNRIYQRWLLKRLVRQTLADPFGVSSQEEATLRTTPPRSIRSFDSAVTAPRWGFPDVEAYYREASPLQHLLSACDVMPPTLLLQALDDPWVPASAALSLGDALHPDAAIHTLFTSRGGHNGFHGRGGCWGDQLAAAWLCMVARGT, encoded by the coding sequence ATGGGGCGGGGCGTGGATAACCCCCAGCTGCGGGAGCGGCTGGGGGTTCCATCGTTTGAGCAGCGCTGGCCTTGGATTGGTGGCGATCTGCAAACCCTCCGCGACACACTGCGTGAGGTGGATCTTCCCCACGATCAAGGGGTTCCGATCGAAATCTCCGTGCCAGCCCTGCCCAGTGGAGCTGCGGCTGCAGGGTCTTTGCTTGCCCTGCTCGATCAGCCGGAAGGGGAACCCAGAGGTCTGGTTCTACTGCTCCATGGCCTGGGGGGATCCAGTTCCCGTGAGGGTCTGAGGCGGATGGGGGCAGCGCTGCAAGCCGCGGGTTTCGCTGTGTTGCGGCTGAATCTGCGCGGTGCGGACCCGGGCCGGCATCTGGCGGGTGGCACCTACGCAGCGCGTTGCAACAGCGATCTGCTGCCGGTCATTGCCCAGGCGCGCATGTTGGCGGCGGGTCGACCGCTGCTGGGGGCGGGCATCTCCCTGGGCGGCACGATGCTGCTCAATGCCTGTTTGGCCTCGCCTGGTGTGCTTGATGGCCTCTTCTGCGCCAGCAGTCCGCTGGACCTTGCGGCGTGCAGTGCCTCGATCGAACGGCCCCGCAATCGGATTTATCAACGTTGGCTGCTGAAGCGGTTGGTGCGGCAAACCCTGGCGGATCCATTTGGGGTGAGCAGTCAGGAGGAGGCCACCCTTCGAACGACGCCACCCCGTTCAATCCGTTCCTTTGACAGTGCCGTGACGGCTCCCCGTTGGGGGTTCCCGGATGTGGAGGCGTACTACCGCGAGGCCTCTCCCTTGCAGCATCTGCTTTCAGCTTGCGATGTGATGCCACCCACGCTGTTGTTGCAGGCGCTCGATGATCCCTGGGTACCAGCATCAGCCGCGTTAAGTCTCGGCGATGCGTTGCATCCCGATGCTGCAATTCACACGTTGTTCACCAGTCGGGGCGGTCACAACGGGTTTCATGGGCGCGGCGGCTGCTGGGGTGATCAGTTGGCGGCAGCCTGGCTTTGCATGGTCGCTCGAGGTACTTAA
- a CDS encoding NAD(P) transhydrogenase subunit alpha yields MFVEFLWVLLLGSLLGLELIGKVPPTLHTPLMSGANAISGITVLAALTAIIKAGDNTVVLLLGSVSLGFALFNVIGGFLVTDRMLAMFSRKPARKENR; encoded by the coding sequence ATGTTTGTTGAATTTCTCTGGGTTCTTCTGCTTGGCAGCCTGCTTGGGCTCGAGCTGATCGGCAAGGTCCCTCCAACCCTGCACACTCCATTGATGAGTGGCGCGAATGCCATCTCGGGCATCACCGTCTTGGCAGCACTCACCGCCATCATCAAGGCCGGCGATAACACCGTGGTGTTGCTGCTCGGTTCCGTCTCGCTGGGCTTTGCCCTGTTCAACGTGATCGGGGGCTTCCTCGTGACCGACCGCATGCTGGCCATGTTCAGCCGCAAGCCTGCTCGCAAGGAGAACCGCTGA